In Lacerta agilis isolate rLacAgi1 chromosome 8, rLacAgi1.pri, whole genome shotgun sequence, one genomic interval encodes:
- the LOC117050947 gene encoding LOW QUALITY PROTEIN: cyclin-L1-like (The sequence of the model RefSeq protein was modified relative to this genomic sequence to represent the inferred CDS: deleted 1 base in 1 codon) produces MSKAIWVAMATGQVLFQRFFYTKSFVKHSMEHVSMACVHLASKIEEAPRRIRDVINVFHRLRYLREKKKPVPLILDQEYVNLKNQIIKAERRVLKELGFCVHVKHPHKIIVMYLQVLECERNQHLVQTSWNYMNDSLRTDVFVRFHPESIACACIYLAARTLEIPLPNRPHWFLLFGATEEEIQEICTKILQLYTRKKVDLAILESRVEKKKLAIEEAKAQAKGLLPDGTPNLDTVSGFSPAPKTESPKKIKAPSLPHLLWQVVKNAKRKMEGTKRVKSNSPVNGVQKGRDSRSRSGSRDQSYSRSPSRSPSPKQRKSESYSPSSGSKSTAAQGAEVDSPPRQVNHGSSSYKASKMRSYKKAKGYKYTSPKQRKSRSRSSSRSRSRSRERSDHSGKYKKKSHYYRDQRPERPHSYERPGHRYEREHPGHSRHRR; encoded by the exons GTGGCCATGGCTACGGGGCAGGTGTTATTCCAGCGTTTCTTTTATACAAAATCATTTGTGAAGCATTCCATGGAG CATGTGTCGATGGCCTGTGTTCACTTGGCATCGAAAATTGAAGAAGCCCCAAGGCGGATAAGAGATGTCATTAATGTGTTCCATAGACTTCGGTATCTGAGAGAGAAAAA gaAGCCTGTACCTTTGATATTGGATCAAGAGTACGTTAACTTGAAGAACCAAATTATAAAGGCTGAGAGGAGAGTTCTGAAGGAGTTAGGATTTTGCGTACACGTGAAGCATCCCCACAAG ATAATCGTTATGTACCTTCAGGTATTAGAATGTGAACGTAACCAACACCTGGTCCAGACCTCATG GAACTACATGAATGACAGCCTGCGGACAGATGTCTTTGTAAGGTTCCACCCTGAGAGCATTGCTTGCGCCTGCATCTACCTTGCTGCTAGGACCCTGGAG ATTCCACTTCCAAACCGCCCTCACTGGTTCCTGCTGTTTGGAGCTACGGAAGAGGAAATCCAGGAGATATGCACAAAAATTTTGCAATTATACACACGTAAAAAG GTTGATCTAGCTATCCTGGAAAGCCGAGTAGAGAAGAAAAAGCTCGCCATCGAAGAGGCAAAAGCGCAAGCCAAAGGCCTCTTACCAGACGGAACACCCAATTTGGATACTGTTTcagggttttctcctgctcccaaAACTG AGTCTCCAAAGAAAATAAAGGCACCAAGCCTTCCCCACTTGCTGTGGCAGGTGGTAAAAAATGCCAAGCGGAAAATGGAAGGGACGAAGCGGGTGAAATCCAACAGTCCCGTCAATGG CGTTCAGAAAGGCCGAGACAGCAGGAGTCGGAGCGGAAGCAGAGACCAGAGTTACTCCAGGTCTCCCTCAAGGTCACCATCTCCAAAGCAGAG GAAAAGTGAAAGCTATTCCCCATCGAGCGGCTCCAAATCCACAGCCGCTCAAGGAGCCGAAGTGGACTCTCCCCCGCGGCAGGTT AACCATGGCAGCTCGAGCTACAAAGCCTCCAAGATGAGGAGCTACAAGAAGGCCAAGGGGTACAAATACACCTCTCCCAAGCAACGGAAATCCCGCAGCAGGAGCTCATCGCGATCCCGGAGCCGCTCACGAGAACGCTCGGATCACTCCGGGAAGTACAAGAAGAAGAGCCACTACTACAGGGATCAGAGGCCCGAACGGCCCCACTCCTATGAGAGGCCGGGCCACCGCTACGAGAGGGAGCATCCAGGCCACAGCCGGCATCGCAGATGA